From the Thermoanaerobaculia bacterium genome, one window contains:
- a CDS encoding Crp/Fnr family transcriptional regulator has product MSSQVEQAIAQLPLYRRLQADDRVKLAAVSTLESFPRASLIFREGDAARSVHVVASGRVKVAKLTPAGREVILDMPGPGDPIGAVAAFEGFAYPASATATVDTVCLVTRRDAFFALLEAHPSLVRGLLSGLTLRLVELTKRMAELSGGRVEARMARLLCKLADEQGVRNDEGVFVPVRLTRQELADLCATTIETAIRVMSRWGKEGLVRTDREGFQILDPAALELVALS; this is encoded by the coding sequence ATGAGTTCCCAGGTTGAGCAGGCGATTGCCCAGCTCCCGCTCTACCGGCGCCTGCAGGCCGACGACCGGGTCAAGCTGGCGGCGGTTTCGACGCTCGAGAGCTTCCCGCGCGCCAGTCTCATCTTCCGCGAGGGCGATGCCGCCCGGTCGGTGCACGTCGTCGCCTCCGGCCGCGTGAAGGTCGCGAAGCTGACCCCGGCCGGCCGCGAGGTGATCCTCGACATGCCCGGGCCCGGCGACCCGATCGGTGCCGTCGCTGCCTTCGAGGGCTTCGCCTATCCGGCCTCGGCCACGGCGACCGTCGACACCGTCTGCCTGGTGACCCGCCGCGACGCCTTCTTTGCGCTGCTCGAGGCGCATCCGTCGCTGGTTCGCGGTCTGCTCTCCGGTCTGACGCTGCGCCTCGTCGAGCTGACCAAGCGTATGGCGGAGCTTTCGGGTGGGAGAGTGGAAGCGCGCATGGCGCGCCTGCTGTGCAAGCTCGCCGACGAGCAGGGTGTCCGCAACGACGAGGGCGTTTTCGTCCCCGTGCGGCTGACGCGCCAAGAGTTGGCCGACCTCTGCGCGACGACGATCGAGACCGCCATCCGGGTGATGAGCCGCTGGGGCAAGGAAGGCCTCGTGCGCACCGACCGGGAAGGCTTCCAGATCCTCGACCCGGCGGCGCTCGAGCTCGTTGCCCTCTCCTGA
- the ric gene encoding iron-sulfur cluster repair di-iron protein translates to MSTFDLSTPVGEIVARYPSTSRIFDRAGVDFCCSGKRPLGEACQAKGLPADRLLAELEEELAAVSAEPDASLADAPLPALTRYIVERFHVPLREELPRLGRMAERVLEAHGRAHPEVVPELVRIFRAFRPELEEHMGKEEAELFPAIEALEAPAASAGARPSPIAEQVTALEGDHDGAGAALVRLRELTGGYVPPAGACNTFRALYDGLAHLETEMHLHVHLENSVLFPRAVARARELGVRELLESPRPGL, encoded by the coding sequence TTGAGCACATTCGACCTGTCCACCCCCGTCGGCGAGATCGTTGCCCGCTATCCCTCCACCAGCCGCATCTTCGATCGCGCCGGCGTCGACTTCTGCTGCAGCGGCAAGCGACCGCTCGGCGAGGCCTGCCAGGCAAAGGGCCTGCCGGCCGATCGCCTGCTGGCCGAGCTCGAAGAGGAGCTCGCGGCGGTTTCCGCAGAGCCCGATGCCTCGTTGGCCGACGCGCCCCTGCCGGCGCTCACCCGCTACATCGTCGAGCGCTTCCACGTGCCGCTGCGCGAAGAGCTGCCGCGCCTCGGCCGGATGGCCGAGCGGGTGCTCGAGGCCCACGGCCGCGCTCATCCGGAGGTCGTGCCCGAGCTCGTCCGCATCTTTCGCGCGTTCCGCCCCGAGCTCGAAGAGCACATGGGGAAGGAGGAGGCGGAGCTCTTTCCCGCGATCGAGGCTCTGGAGGCACCCGCCGCCAGCGCCGGCGCGCGGCCCTCGCCGATCGCTGAGCAGGTCACCGCCCTCGAGGGCGATCACGACGGAGCGGGAGCGGCGCTCGTCCGGCTGCGCGAGCTGACCGGCGGCTACGTTCCGCCGGCCGGCGCGTGCAACACTTTCCGGGCGCTCTACGATGGCCTCGCCCATCTCGAGACCGAGATGCACCTGCACGTCCATCTCGAGAACAGCGTGCTCTTCCCGCGCGCCGTCGCCCGCGCGCGCGAGCTCGGCGTCCGGGAGTTGCTCGAATCGCCGCGCCCGGGTCTCTAG
- a CDS encoding tail fiber domain-containing protein → MAHSNFRPVFSSPTVIWLAFLTLALPAMGAADGAPASVLPVVRGGSIDFPLEGPATAVELTVSGPTGEVARHLFSAGSLPTLALLRGDGSALADGSYTWQLRAIATHGRSRSEAEAVAGAMAVRPAGESGWVVSGGFAIVDGAAIAGAASEPSRGDVRGPRSPEGSPTAAAGGPVLSTLDQVIPDDLIVQGSLCTGLDCVNNESFGFDTIRLKENNLRIKFDDTSVGNFPATDWQLTANDSASGGLNKFSIEDITAARVPFTIEGSAATNSLYIDDAGRIGLRTATPVLDLHISTSNTPGARLEQTGAGGFTPQTWDIAGNEANFFVRDVTGGSRLPFRIRPGAPTSSIDIAADGEVGIGTASPEAKLHVNGDNIRLKKTANAGNTQIGLEIVSAGGTVDATWAVRNNPVSGALLVTDNVAGPAPFKIFPANPQDLLVLRNNRLGIGGVANPTQNIDHASGAKLIGGNWTNASSRELKTGIVDLSPEVAREALDGLQPVTFAYRSNPEDQQVGFIAEDVPDLVATEDHRGLSAMDVVAVLTGVVKQQQRTIETLEARLRAIEASGAERP, encoded by the coding sequence ATGGCCCACTCGAACTTTCGACCCGTCTTCTCCTCCCCGACTGTCATCTGGCTCGCCTTCCTGACCCTGGCGCTGCCCGCCATGGGCGCCGCGGATGGCGCGCCCGCGTCGGTCCTGCCGGTCGTGCGCGGCGGGAGCATCGACTTTCCCCTGGAAGGTCCGGCAACGGCCGTCGAGCTCACGGTCTCCGGCCCGACGGGGGAGGTCGCGAGACACCTCTTTTCGGCCGGCAGCCTGCCGACCCTGGCGCTCCTGCGCGGCGACGGCTCGGCGCTAGCCGACGGCAGCTACACCTGGCAGCTGCGCGCGATCGCCACCCACGGGCGCAGCCGCTCCGAGGCGGAAGCGGTCGCCGGGGCGATGGCAGTTCGGCCGGCGGGCGAGTCGGGCTGGGTGGTGAGCGGCGGCTTCGCGATCGTCGACGGCGCGGCCATCGCGGGCGCCGCGAGCGAGCCGAGCCGTGGCGACGTCCGCGGGCCGCGCAGTCCGGAGGGTTCGCCCACGGCTGCTGCGGGCGGACCCGTCCTCTCCACTCTGGACCAGGTGATTCCCGATGATCTGATCGTCCAGGGGAGCCTCTGCACCGGGCTCGACTGCGTCAACAACGAGAGCTTCGGCTTCGACACCATCCGGCTGAAGGAGAACAACCTGCGGATCAAGTTCGACGACACCTCGGTCGGGAACTTTCCCGCGACCGACTGGCAGTTGACCGCCAACGACTCAGCGTCCGGGGGCCTGAACAAGTTCTCGATCGAAGACATCACCGCCGCCCGGGTGCCGTTCACGATCGAAGGCAGCGCCGCCACCAACTCCCTCTACATCGACGACGCCGGGCGCATCGGCCTGCGCACCGCGACGCCGGTGCTGGACCTCCATATCTCCACGAGCAACACGCCGGGGGCGCGTCTCGAACAGACCGGCGCCGGCGGCTTCACCCCCCAGACCTGGGACATCGCCGGCAACGAGGCGAACTTCTTCGTCCGCGACGTCACCGGAGGCTCCCGGCTGCCGTTTCGCATCCGCCCGGGCGCGCCGACGAGCTCGATCGACATCGCCGCCGACGGCGAAGTCGGCATCGGCACCGCGTCGCCCGAGGCGAAGCTCCATGTCAACGGCGACAATATCCGGCTCAAGAAGACCGCGAATGCAGGCAACACCCAGATCGGCCTCGAGATCGTGAGCGCCGGTGGCACGGTCGACGCGACCTGGGCGGTGCGCAACAACCCGGTGAGCGGCGCCCTCCTGGTCACCGACAACGTCGCCGGACCCGCGCCGTTCAAGATCTTTCCGGCGAATCCGCAGGACCTCCTCGTCCTGCGCAACAACCGGCTCGGCATCGGCGGTGTGGCGAATCCGACCCAGAACATCGACCACGCTTCCGGCGCGAAGCTCATCGGCGGAAACTGGACGAACGCCTCCAGCCGCGAGCTCAAGACCGGGATCGTCGACCTTTCTCCGGAAGTGGCGCGCGAGGCGTTGGACGGTCTCCAGCCGGTGACGTTCGCCTACCGGTCGAATCCGGAAGACCAGCAGGTCGGCTTCATCGCCGAGGACGTGCCGGATCTGGTCGCGACCGAAGACCACCGCGGCCTCTCGGCGATGGACGTGGTGGCGGTGCTCACCGGAGTCGTCAAGCAGCAGCAGCGCACCATCGAGACGCTCGAGGCCCGGCTCCGAGCGATCGAGGCGAGCGGCGCGGAGCGGCCCTAG